The following is a genomic window from Amycolatopsis acidiphila.
GATACCCGCGCTGGCCCCGGTGATGACTGCGGTTCGTTCGCTCATGCCGCCCATACTCCCAGCGGGGGACAGCCGGATATCGCGGGGAGCCGGGTGCCGTGGACGCCTGGATACGACTGGAATGCGGGAGGCAGCACCTGATGGACAGACGCGTGGTGGTCAAGGCCGCCCTGGTCGCGGGCGTGGGAGCGGTCGTGGCGGCGTGCAGCGGTGGCGGGGAGGACGGGGGCCGGCCCGACGGGGGCGGGCAGCCGACCGAGAGCAAGCCTGTCGCGAAGCTCACCGCGGAACCGGCCGTCGACGCCAAGGACGTGCCGGTCCGCCGGCCGATCACCGTGCGGGTCGCCGACGGCGCCCTGACCTACGTCAAGGTCACCAACGCAGACGGCAAGGCCGTCGCGGGCTCGTTCAACGCCGACCGCACGGTCTGGACCAGCAGTGACGTCCTCGGCTACGGCAAGACCTACACCTACGCCGCCACGGCGACCGGCGCCGACGGCAAGCCCGCGCAGTTGAGCGGCAGCTTCAGCACGCTGACCCCGAGCCAGCAGATCCGGGTGACCGTCAACCCGGCCGACAACGCCGAGGTCGGCGTCGGGATGCCGGTCAGCGTCAAGTTCACCGGCGACGTGGCGAACAAGGCCGAGGTCGAGAAGGCGCTCGCGATCGAGACGAGCAAGCACGTCGAGGGCTCGTGGGGGTGGCTCTCCGACCGGCAGGTGGACTTCCGGCCGAAGGAGTACTGGCCGGCGAACATCCAGGTGAACGTAGGCGCGAAGCTGTACGGCATCGACCTGGGCGGAGGCGCCTACGCGCGGGCCGACGTGAGTACGAAGTTCAAGATCGGGCGCAACCAGGTCGTGAAGATCCACACGACCGACCACCTGATGCACGTCTACCGCGGCGGCGCGAAGGTCAAGAGCTATCCGTGCAGCAACGGCCTCGACGCCGACGTGAACCGCAACACGCCCAACGGCACGTTCGTCGTCATGAGCAAGGAGCCGAGCGCGATCTTCGACAACGCGCGCTACGGCTACACGAACGTCAACAAGAAGTGGGCCTGCCGGATCTCCAACCACGGCGAGTTCATCCACGAGAACCAGGACAACGCGGCGAACATCGGCAAGGTCAACACCTCGCACGGCTGCGTCAACCTGCTCGAAGCGGACGCGAAGAACTTCTTCGACTCCGCGCTGATCGGCGACCCGGTCGAGATCACCGGTTCCCGGCTCGGTGGTCCGGTCAATTCGGACGTCATGGACTGGCTCGTGTCCTGGTCGGCCTGGCAGGCCAAGTCCGCGGTGTAGCCC
Proteins encoded in this region:
- a CDS encoding L,D-transpeptidase; translation: MMDRRVVVKAALVAGVGAVVAACSGGGEDGGRPDGGGQPTESKPVAKLTAEPAVDAKDVPVRRPITVRVADGALTYVKVTNADGKAVAGSFNADRTVWTSSDVLGYGKTYTYAATATGADGKPAQLSGSFSTLTPSQQIRVTVNPADNAEVGVGMPVSVKFTGDVANKAEVEKALAIETSKHVEGSWGWLSDRQVDFRPKEYWPANIQVNVGAKLYGIDLGGGAYARADVSTKFKIGRNQVVKIHTTDHLMHVYRGGAKVKSYPCSNGLDADVNRNTPNGTFVVMSKEPSAIFDNARYGYTNVNKKWACRISNHGEFIHENQDNAANIGKVNTSHGCVNLLEADAKNFFDSALIGDPVEITGSRLGGPVNSDVMDWLVSWSAWQAKSAV